The genomic stretch tagtaatgatggctGGCCGTGagtaatgatgatgatagtaGTAATGATGGCGTGTCGTGGTAATGGTGGCTGACGTGGCAATGGCGgcggtagtggtaatggtggcggtagtggtaatgatgatgacagTAGTAacggtggtggtagtaatgatgatggtggtagtaatgatggcgTACGTAATAATGAAGTGAtgatagtagtaatattagtgaCGCATTAGTAATGGTTGGCTGGCGAGTGGTAATGGTGGCGGTCAGTGGTAATGGTGGCGGtcagtggtaatgatgatgatagtagtaatggtggtggtggtggtaatggttagtagtagtggtggcggaAGTAGTAGTGAtggcagaagtagtagtagtggtggtagtggtagtagtagtggtggtagtagtagtataggtggtagtagtagtagtggtggtggtagtagtagtggtgtggtggtagtagtaatggtggtagtatgTATGtaagtggtggtggtagtagtaatggtggtagtagtagtagtggtggtggtagtagtagtgatgatggtagtagtaatggtggctGGCGTAGTAATGGTGGCGGTAGTGGTAATGATGGCggtcgtagtaatgatgatgatagtagtaatggtggtggtagtagtaatgatgatggtagtagtaatgatggcgTCAGTAATGATGGCGACGTGTAATGATGAtgatagtagtaatgatggtgatcAGTAGTAATGGTGGCGGACGTGGTAATGGTGgcggtagtggtaatggtggcggtagtggtaatgatgatgatagtagtaatggtggctggtcgtagtaatgatgatggtagtagtaatggtggtggtcgTAGTAATGATTGGtcgtagtagtggtggtggtagtagtagtggtggtggtagtagtagtggtggtggtagtagtagtggtggtggtagtagtagtggtggtggtagtagtagtggtggtggtagtagtagtggtggtggtagtagtagtaatggtggtggtagagtagtagtggtggtggtggtggtagtggtggtggtagtagtgagtggtggtggtagtagtagtggtggtggtagtagtagtggtggtggtagtagtagtatggtggtggtagtagtagtggtggtagtagtaggtggtggtggtagtagtagtggtggtggtagtagtggtggtggtggtagtagtagtggtggtagtagtagtggtggtggtagtgagtagtagatggtggtgagtagtagtaatggtggtggtagtatgtagtaatggtggtagtagtaatggtggtagtagtagtagtagtggcggtggtagtaatgatggtggcacgtagtaatgatgatgatagtaGGTAATGATGGCGGTACGTAGATGAGTATGAgtggtagaagtggtagtagGTAATGGTGAgcgtagtagtggtagtaatggcggtgcgtagtagtggtagtaatggtggatcgtagtaatggtggtggtagtggaaatggtggtggtagtaggaaATGATGGTGGTcatagtaatgatggtggtcatagtaatgatgatgatagtagtaatgatggtggtagtggtaatggtggtggtgagtggtaatggtgagtggtagtagtaatgatggtggtagatagtaatggtggtggtagtggtaatggtggtatggtaatgatgatggtagtagtaatgatgatggcagtggtaatgatggtggtagtagtaatgatggtggcagtagtaatgatggtggcagtagtaatggtggcggtagtggtaatggtggcggtagtggtaatgatgatgatagtagtaatggtggtggtagtagtaatgatggtggcagtagTAATGATGGGgccgtagtaatgatgatggtagtagtagtgtggtggcgttagtagtggtggtatggcggtagtgatggtggtggtagtggaaaatgagtagtagtggtggtggtagtagtagatggtggtggtggtagtagtaatggtggtggtagtagtagtggtggtagtagtagtggtggtagtagtggtggtggtggtagtagcattggtagtggtggtggtagtagtagtaatgcggtggtggtagtagtagtggtggtggtggtagtagtagtggtggtggtagtagtagtggtggtggtggtagtagtagtagtggtggtggtggtggtagtagtggcggtggtggtggtagtagtggtggtggtggtggtagtggtggtggtggtggtagtagtagtggtggtggtggtggtagtagtggtggtggtggtggtagtagtggtaatggtggtggtagtggtagtggtggtggtagtagtagtggtggtggtggtagtagtggtggtggtggtagtggtggtggtggtagtagtggtggtggtagtagtggtggtggtagtagtagtggtggtagtagtagtggtggtggtagtagtagtggtggtggtggtggtggtggtagttgtagtagtagtaatggtggtggtagcagttaCTGGTCGGTGGTGGCTGTAGCTGTAGTAATGGTGGCGGCAGTAGCTAATGGTGGCGGCGTGAGTAGTAATGATGGCGGCGCGTTAGTAATGGTGGTGACGTGGTAATGGTCAGCGACCGTAGTAATGGTGGCGGtcgtggtaatggtggtggtcgTTAGTAATGGTTGGTCGTAGTtcatggcggtggtggtggtagtattggcCAATTGGTCAGCGTATTATTGATGCGTCGAAAGTAGTAATGGCCCGTTAattagtagtaatggtggtgatcgtagtaatggtggtggtagtggaaaTGGTAGGTGGTAGTGGAAATGATGGTGGTCATAAGTGACGATTGGTGGtcatagtaatgatgatgatacgtagtaatgatggtggtcgtggtaatgatggtggtcgtagtaatggtggtggtagtagtaatgaatGGTGGTAGAAGTAATGAGTGGTGgtcgtagtaatgatggtggtcatagtaatgatgatgatagtagtaatgatggtggtagtggtaatgatggtggcagtagtaatgatggtggccgtagtaatgatgatggcagtagtagtagtagtgatggcggtagtagtagtggtggcggtagtagtagtggtagcggtggtagtagtgatggcggtggtagtagtgatggtggtggcagtagtaatgatggtggtcgtagtaatgatggtggtcgtagtaatgatggtggcagtagtagtggtggtggtagtagtaatgatggtggcatAGTAATGATGGTGACGTAGTAATGATGGTGGCGTAGTAATGATGGTGGCGTAGTAATGAATGGTGgcgtagtaatgatggtggtcgtAGTAatgagtggtagtagtaatgatgatggtagtagtaatgaatGGTGGCCGTAGCTAATGAATGTGGCGTAGTAGTGATGGTGGCGTAGTAATGATGGTAGCCGTAGTAATGATGGCGGCCGTAGTAATGATGGTGGCGTAGTATGGTGTGtcgtggtaatgatggtggtcgtagtaatgatggtggtagtagtaatgatggtggtcagtagtaatgatggtggtcgtagtaatgatggtggtcgtagtaatgatggtggtcgtagtaatgatggtggtcgtAGCAATGATGGTAATCGAGTAATGACGGTGGATCTAGTAATGATGGTGGCtcgtagtaatgatggtggtcgcagtaatgatggtggtcgtagtaatgatggtggtagtagtaatgatggtggtcgtagtaatgatggtggtgcagtagtaatgatggtggtcgtagtagtgatggtggtggcagcagtaatggtggtggcagtagtaatggtggtggcagtagtaatggtggtggtagtagtaatggtggtggtagtagtagtggtggtggtagtagtagtggtggtggtagtagtggtggtggtagtagtggtggtggtagtagtagtggtggtggtagtggtggtagtagtagtggtggtagtagtagtggtagtggtggtggtggtagtagtaatggtggtggtggtggtagtagtggtaatggtagtggtggtagtagtggtggtagtggtagtggtggtagtagtagtggtggtggtagtagtagtggtggtggtggtggtagtagtggtaatggtggtggtagtagtagtggtggtagtagtagtagtggtggtagtagtagtggtggtagtagtggtggtggtagtagtagtggtggtagtagtaatggtggtagtagtaatggtggtggtagtagtattagtagtggtggtggtagttgtagttgtagtaatggtggcggtagtagtaatggtggcggtagtagtaatggtggcggtagtagtaatggtggcggtagttgtagtactgatgtaatggtgaggATGACAGTTATAAGTTAGTTATTGTTTCCTTTTCCATGTTGAGCCTTTTATATTTATTAGATTTCTAATTGACTGTTACCATAGTATTGTTATtctctttatttgtattatttactaccatattattattcattattttatttcagtgtatattgtatacattgttgctaaGGCAATATAGACACATTGTTTTTCATGTCAATAAAGCAGCATGAATTTgaatgtgagacagagagacagacagagagacagacagagagagagacagagagagagacagagagagagacagagagagagacagagagagagacagagagagagacagagagagagagacagagagagacagagagaggaagacagaaagagggaaagagagagggagagagagagagaggggagagtgatatTAAGGTAAAGAGGGAGGTGGTGTTGTACCTGTCgtctatgtgtgtgagagagaagaactgacagagatgtagtgtgtgtgttaactcacTGCTTGTCATGTGGGAGACTTTCTCCATCTTCTTGAGGACAGAGTCCATCCTAGAACCTGTCTGGTCCATCTCCTCTCCAAACTCTCCTAGCATACTGGAACATACAGGACAAAATAGGTGTTAGGCACATACACGTTTGAGTGATTTaacagacgttcttatccagagcgacttacagaagcaattagggttaagtgccttgctcaagggcacaaacagatttttcaccaagtCGGCTCAGGGCTTCAAACCAGTGATCTTTtggttaccggcccaacgctcttaaccactaggctacctgctgcttacacacacacacacttagaccgTTGAGACACACACAGCAAACCGTCTAAAACACCCCTAAAATACTGGAACATACAGGAGAATCCCTCAAACAATGAACACGTAAAGTACACACTCACTGAACCCTTTAAACACACGCGTCTCAGCATGGGAAGTTTACTGTGAGATTACATGACAACAATGGAATTCACATGTAAACATTCAGCACACAGAGGCTCCTTGAACCCTTTAAAACCACGCACTTGCACTTGAGCAAGGCGGTTATCTCTCAACAACAACTGCCGTCCGTCCGGGGGCCGATGACGTCGATTAAAGGctttctgattcagaggggtcgggttaaatgtggaagacatttcggttgaatgtattcagttgtacaactgactagatatgtcctttctttacacacacacatatgcggcGGCTATTTAAGTCAGGATAACCAGTGGAAGAGAGAGGTGTGGTCCCTTAAGGGAAGCAGGTGGAGAGGTTCCAACCCCTATTCCCTTCCCATTACTCCCATTGACCCTCAACACCAAgtaagagtgagtgagtgagtgagtgagtgagtgagtgagtgagtgagtgagtgagtgagtgtgtgcgtgtgcgcgcgtgtgcgtgtgtgtactcaCACAGCCTGCTGGTCTAGTTCATCTCCGATGCGTCCTGACATGTCTTTCAGTACTCTGATGCTTCCTGTCACCAGCTCCAACTGCTCATCCTGGTCCTGCATGATCAACTGTGgagaacatcatcatcatcatcctcctcctcctcctctcctctcctccaaccccaaccgtagcttcatgtccacaccgcAGCTCAGCCCTAAACCACCAACCCCAAccgtagcttcatgtccacaccgcAGCTCAGCCctaaatcatcatcatcatcatcatcatcctcctcatcatcctcctaaccccaaccgtagcttcatgtccacaccgcAGCTCAGCCctaaaccatcatcatcatcatcatcctcctaaccccaaccgtagcttcatgtccacaccgcAGCTCAGCCctaaaccatcatcatcatcatcatcctcctaaccccaaccgtagcttcatgtccacaccgcAGCTCAGCCctaaaccatcatcatcatcatcatcctcctaaccccaaccgtagcttcatgtccacaccgcAGCTCAGCCctaaaccatcatcatcatcctcctcctaaccccaaccgtagcttcatgtccacaccgcAGCTCAGCCctaaaccatcatcatcatcctaacCCCAAccgtagcttcatgtccacactgCAGCTCAGCCctaaaccatcatcatcatcctaacCCCAAccgtagcttcatgtccacactgCAGCTCAGCCCTAAACCATCATCACATGAGCCATCATCTTGTTCCTTAAATATCAAGGAGACACAGAAACCTTC from Oncorhynchus masou masou isolate Uvic2021 unplaced genomic scaffold, UVic_Omas_1.1 unplaced_scaffold_9531, whole genome shotgun sequence encodes the following:
- the LOC135538405 gene encoding syntaxin-6-like, yielding MKDQLSSPSVVAQAEKKNRQALMGASGQDRSDGLESHLVSTNSRYIQDQQEQQQLIMQDQDEQLELVTGSIRVLKDMSGRIGDELDQQAVMLGEFGEEMDQTGSRMDSVLKKMEKVSHMTSSELTHTLHLCQFFSLTHIDDRYNTTSLFTLISLSPLSLSPSLFPSFCLPLSVSLCLSLSVSLSVSLSVSLSVSLSVSLSVSLSVCLSVCLSVSHSNSCCFIDMKNNVSILP